The Betta splendens chromosome 4, fBetSpl5.4, whole genome shotgun sequence genome contains a region encoding:
- the nipa2 gene encoding magnesium transporter NIPA2 isoform X2 translates to MGQDKGKYDFYIGLGLAISSSIFIGGSFILKKKGLLRLARKGSMRAGQGGHAYLKEWLWWAGLLSMGAGEAANFAAYAFAPATLVTPLGALSVLVSAVLSSYFLTERLNLHGKLGCLLSILGSTTMVIHAPQEEEINSLEHMAKKLVDPGFLVFATLVIIVALIFIFVVGPRHGQTNILVYITICSVIGALSVSCVKGLGIAIKELIAGKSVLRNPLAWFLLLALVACVSTQINYLNKALDIFNTSLVTPIYYVFFTTSVLTCSAILFKEWEHMGTDDVIGTLSGFLTIIVGIFLLHAFKDINVSLATLAVSIRKEERTFPAANGMASHSSYELLNTEESTANMEDREIGLPFDSISRRNGAMMSSLDH, encoded by the exons ATGGGTCAAGACAAGGGGAAGTATGATTTTTACATTGGTCTGGGACTGGCCATCAGTTCCAGCATATTCATCGGAGGGAGTTTTATTCTCAAGAAGAAAGGACTTCTTAGGCTGGCACGGAAAGGATCTATGCGAGCCG GCCAGGGTGGTCATGCATATTTGAAAGAATGGCTATGGTGGGCTGGTTTACTATCCA tGGGAGCTGGTGAAGCAGCCAACTTTGCAGCATATGCCTTTGCTCCTGCAACGCTGGTCACCCCACTGGGAGCCCTCAGCGTGCTTGTCAG CGCCGTGCTGTCTTCATACTTCCTGACAGAGCGGTTAAACCTGCACGGGAAGCTTGGCTGTCTGCTCAGTATCCTGGGCTCCACCACCATGGTGATTCACGCCCCACAAGAGGAAGAGATCAACAGCCTGGAGCACATGGCCAAGAAACTGGTCGACCCAG GTTTTCTCGTATTTGCTACACTTGTCATCATTGTGGCCCTTATCTTCATATTTGTTGTGGGTCCTCGTCATGGTCAGACCAACATCCTTGTCTACATCACTATCTGCTCAGTAATTGGGGCATTATCAGTGTCCTGTGTCAAAGGACTAGGCATTGCCATAAAGGAACTAATTGCAGGGAAAAGTGTCCTAAGAAACCCTCTGGCCTGGTTCCTGCTTCTGGCTCTGGTGGCCTGTGTGAGCACGCAGATCAACTACCTGAACAAGGCTCTGGACATATTCAACACCTCATTGGTGACTCCCATTTACTACGTATTCTTCACCACATCAGTGCTCACATGCTCAGCCATTCTTTTCAAGGAATGGGAGCACATGGGCACAGACGACGTGATCGGAACCCTCAGTGGCTTTCTCACAATCATCGTGGGAATCTTCCTTCTCCACGCCTTCAAAGACATTAATGTTAGCTTGGCTACTCTTGCTGTGTCTAttaggaaggaagaaaggaccTTTCCCGCAGCCAATGGCATGGCCTCCCACAGCTCCTATGAACTGCTAAATACTGAGGAGTCTACAGCAAACATGGAGGACAGAGAAATAGGTTTGCCTTTTGACAGCATCTCAAGAAGAAATGGGGCAATGATGTCCTCACTGGATCATTAA
- the nipa1 gene encoding magnesium transporter NIPA1: protein MTFVSGTSAAPLPVSGIVIAVISSFINGSTFVLQKKGILRSRDRGVSYLRDVVWWSGTMAMIVGQIGNFLAYNAAPAVIVTPLGALGVLFGAVLATWVLKEHLNILGKLGCVLCCCGSVVLIIHTPKAQAVTSRLELEERLLDPVFQTYALLVVVLLFALIVWVAPVHGSSNIMVYVAICSLLGSFTVPSSKGLGLVGQEVFDDGPSGSRARTLFLGLLGTLAVSILTQFFFINKALECFTSNMFEALYYVTFTSTVILASALLFKEWTALTITDSLAMLCGFATVCVGVVLLRISQEALIIWKKKEAEEKTD from the exons ATGACTTTTGTCTCTGGAACAAGCGCTGCTCCACTTCCAGTTTCTGGAATAGTCATAGCCGTAATATCAAGTTTTATCAATGGGTCGACATTTGTGCTTCAGAAAAAGGGAATATTGCGCTCTCGCGACAGAG GAGTGTCGTACCTTAGAGATGTGGTGTGGTGGAGTGGAACAATGGCCA TGATTGTTGGCCAAATTGGTAATTTCCTGGCGTACAATGCGGCCCCTGCTGTGATAGTCACACCACTAGGAGCACTTGGAGTGTTATTTGG GGCAGTGTTGGCTACTTGGGTCCTGAAGGAGCATTTAAATATTCTGGGGAAGCTGgggtgtgttttgtgttgctgtggctCTGTTGTGCTCATCATCCATACGCCTAAAGCACAGGCAGTGACGTCCAGACTGGAGCTTGAGGAAAGGCTACTGGACCCAG TGTTTCAAACATATGCTTTGCTTgtggtggtgctgctgtttGCGCTCATTGTGTGGGTGGCACCAGTTCACGGCTCATCCAACATCATGGTGTACGTCGCCATATGCTCCCTGTTGGGAAGCTTCACAGTTCCGAGCAGCAAAGGACTCGGCCTGGTGGGACAGGAGGTGTTTGATGATGGGCCGTCGGGCAGCAGAGCTCGGACCCTCTTCCTGGGCTTGCTGGGGACGCTGGCCGTCAGTATTCTGACACAGTTCTTCTTCATCAATAAGGCCCTGGAGTGTTTCACCTCCAACATGTTTGAAGCCCTCTACTATGTGACCTTCACATCAACTGTGATTCTTGCTTCTGCTCTTCTCTTCAAGGAGTGGACTGCTTTAACTATAACAGACAGCCTTGCCATGCTTTGTGGTTTTGCAACAGTGTGTGTCGGGGTTGTTTTACTCCGCATTTCTCAAGAAGCTTTGATTATTtggaagaagaaggaggcagaggaaaagacagactga
- the nipa2 gene encoding magnesium transporter NIPA2 isoform X1, with the protein MDYPHKPSYDPVCNVSCGNGVWTGQNCTFGHHLHCLVVNVTEGNNSTSLTMGQDKGKYDFYIGLGLAISSSIFIGGSFILKKKGLLRLARKGSMRAGQGGHAYLKEWLWWAGLLSMGAGEAANFAAYAFAPATLVTPLGALSVLVSAVLSSYFLTERLNLHGKLGCLLSILGSTTMVIHAPQEEEINSLEHMAKKLVDPGFLVFATLVIIVALIFIFVVGPRHGQTNILVYITICSVIGALSVSCVKGLGIAIKELIAGKSVLRNPLAWFLLLALVACVSTQINYLNKALDIFNTSLVTPIYYVFFTTSVLTCSAILFKEWEHMGTDDVIGTLSGFLTIIVGIFLLHAFKDINVSLATLAVSIRKEERTFPAANGMASHSSYELLNTEESTANMEDREIGLPFDSISRRNGAMMSSLDH; encoded by the exons ATGGATTATCCCCACAAACCAAGTTACGATCCAGTTTGTAATGTCTCCTGTGGAAACG GTGTCTGGACTGGCCAGAATTGTACTTTTGGTCATCATCTGCATTGTTTGGTAGTAAATGTGACCGAGGGCAACAACTCAACCAGCCTCACTATGGGTCAAGACAAGGGGAAGTATGATTTTTACATTGGTCTGGGACTGGCCATCAGTTCCAGCATATTCATCGGAGGGAGTTTTATTCTCAAGAAGAAAGGACTTCTTAGGCTGGCACGGAAAGGATCTATGCGAGCCG GCCAGGGTGGTCATGCATATTTGAAAGAATGGCTATGGTGGGCTGGTTTACTATCCA tGGGAGCTGGTGAAGCAGCCAACTTTGCAGCATATGCCTTTGCTCCTGCAACGCTGGTCACCCCACTGGGAGCCCTCAGCGTGCTTGTCAG CGCCGTGCTGTCTTCATACTTCCTGACAGAGCGGTTAAACCTGCACGGGAAGCTTGGCTGTCTGCTCAGTATCCTGGGCTCCACCACCATGGTGATTCACGCCCCACAAGAGGAAGAGATCAACAGCCTGGAGCACATGGCCAAGAAACTGGTCGACCCAG GTTTTCTCGTATTTGCTACACTTGTCATCATTGTGGCCCTTATCTTCATATTTGTTGTGGGTCCTCGTCATGGTCAGACCAACATCCTTGTCTACATCACTATCTGCTCAGTAATTGGGGCATTATCAGTGTCCTGTGTCAAAGGACTAGGCATTGCCATAAAGGAACTAATTGCAGGGAAAAGTGTCCTAAGAAACCCTCTGGCCTGGTTCCTGCTTCTGGCTCTGGTGGCCTGTGTGAGCACGCAGATCAACTACCTGAACAAGGCTCTGGACATATTCAACACCTCATTGGTGACTCCCATTTACTACGTATTCTTCACCACATCAGTGCTCACATGCTCAGCCATTCTTTTCAAGGAATGGGAGCACATGGGCACAGACGACGTGATCGGAACCCTCAGTGGCTTTCTCACAATCATCGTGGGAATCTTCCTTCTCCACGCCTTCAAAGACATTAATGTTAGCTTGGCTACTCTTGCTGTGTCTAttaggaaggaagaaaggaccTTTCCCGCAGCCAATGGCATGGCCTCCCACAGCTCCTATGAACTGCTAAATACTGAGGAGTCTACAGCAAACATGGAGGACAGAGAAATAGGTTTGCCTTTTGACAGCATCTCAAGAAGAAATGGGGCAATGATGTCCTCACTGGATCATTAA
- the LOC114853401 gene encoding fibronectin type III domain-containing protein 9: MGVVVYNISSTSARVSWPPSPSCRDTFYSVMYDPNWNSLIMGYKRKSFTHEERIPVSQTSTHLANLLPQTAYFLCVTCQAANPVREQCQVFSTLSESSEGHDRAGWELAMGVWLTCCILLLVIAGVLLWGCLHTICSIPNQSTDGCPVVTNSTLQDMSAPRHLYTPRSTSQDSCKHAAIMQPPLLSSQTTGHIINQDHELRTLAKLSGTEPA, from the coding sequence ATGGGAGTTGTAGTCTACAacatctcctccacctcagccagaGTGAGCTGGCCGCCGTCCCCCAGCTGCCGCGACACCTTCTACAGCGTCATGTACGACCCAAACTGGAACAGCTTGATTATGGGCTACAAGCGCAAGAGCTTCACGCACGAGGAGCGAATCCCTGTCAGCCAGACCAGCACGCACCTGGCTAACCTGCTCCCGCAGACCGCGTACTTCTTGTGCGTGACGTGCCAGGCCGCCAATCCCGTGCGGGAGCAGTGCCAGGTGTTTAGCACTCTGAGTGAGAGCAGTGAAGGTCATGACAGAGCCGGCTGGGAGCTGGCCATGGGCGTCTGGCTGACCTGCTGCATTTTACTCCTGGTCATCGCCGGCGTTTTGCTGTGGGGATGCCTCCACACTATCTGCTCCATCCCCAACCAGTCCACCGACGGATGTCCAGTGGTGACCAACTCCACCCTCCAGGACATGTCTGCACCTCGACACCTGTACACTCCCAGGAGCACCAGCCAGGATAGCTGCAAACATGCTGCCATCATgcagccccccctcctctcgTCGCAGACCACCGGCCACATAATTAACCAAGACCATGAGCTGAGGACACTCGCTAAGCTGTCTGGCACTGAGCCGGCATGA